A window from Pseudomonas moraviensis encodes these proteins:
- a CDS encoding DnaJ C-terminal domain-containing protein, whose protein sequence is MDFKDYYKILGVEPTADDKAIKAAYRKLARKYHPDVSKEKDAEAKFKDASEAYEALKSADKRAEYDELRRYGQHGQPFQGPPGWQSRGGFGGGGGDTGDFSDFFSSIFGNRGPGFGGAESRQSRGRRGQDVEMELPVFLEETLSNESKKVTFQVPQYNAHGQHVSNTSKSLNVKIPAGVTDGERIRLKGQGAPGIGGGANGDLYLTIRFAPHPKFDVEGENLIITLPLAPWELALGTEVAVPTLTGKINLKVPAGSQNGQRMRAKGHGLLNKAGERGYLFVQLKAVMPKASDDEVKALWQELAKKAAFNPRENF, encoded by the coding sequence ATGGACTTCAAAGACTATTACAAGATACTCGGCGTGGAGCCGACAGCCGACGACAAGGCCATCAAAGCGGCCTATCGCAAGCTGGCGCGCAAATACCACCCCGATGTCAGCAAGGAAAAAGACGCCGAGGCCAAGTTCAAGGACGCCTCGGAAGCCTATGAAGCGCTGAAAAGCGCCGACAAGCGCGCCGAATACGACGAACTGCGCCGTTATGGCCAGCACGGTCAGCCATTCCAGGGCCCACCGGGCTGGCAGAGCCGTGGCGGCTTCGGTGGCGGTGGTGGCGACACCGGCGACTTCTCGGACTTCTTCAGTTCGATCTTCGGCAATCGCGGCCCCGGTTTCGGTGGCGCCGAGAGCCGCCAATCACGCGGACGCCGAGGGCAAGACGTGGAAATGGAATTGCCGGTCTTCCTCGAAGAAACCCTGTCGAACGAATCGAAGAAAGTCACCTTTCAGGTGCCGCAATACAACGCGCACGGCCAGCACGTGAGCAACACCAGCAAAAGCCTGAACGTGAAGATCCCGGCCGGCGTGACCGACGGCGAGCGCATTCGCCTCAAGGGCCAGGGCGCACCGGGCATCGGTGGCGGAGCGAATGGCGATCTGTACCTGACCATTCGTTTTGCGCCCCACCCGAAATTCGATGTCGAAGGCGAAAACCTGATCATCACCTTGCCGCTGGCGCCGTGGGAGCTGGCATTGGGCACTGAAGTGGCCGTGCCGACCCTGACCGGCAAGATCAACCTCAAGGTTCCGGCCGGCAGCCAGAATGGCCAGCGCATGCGTGCCAAGGGCCACGGCCTGCTGAACAAGGCCGGCGAGCGCGGTTATCTGTTCGTGCAACTCAAGGCCGTGATGCCGAAAGCGTCCGACGATGAGGTCAAGGCGCTGTGGCAGGAACTGGCGAAGAAAGCCGCGTTCAACCCGCGAGAGAACTTCTGA